Proteins encoded by one window of Vampirovibrionales bacterium:
- a CDS encoding YlxR family protein produces MRLRQCVACREKRPQEALHKITARKTPLAFSVNDQPPINGRSAYVCRHDACMKSALKGKRLQKALKRAIPDDILEGLLGPAQPRDAARPRL; encoded by the coding sequence ATGCGGCTGAGACAATGCGTAGCCTGCCGCGAAAAGCGCCCGCAAGAAGCGCTTCATAAAATCACGGCTCGCAAAACCCCGTTGGCGTTTTCAGTGAACGATCAGCCGCCGATAAACGGTCGCTCTGCTTATGTTTGCCGTCATGATGCGTGCATGAAATCGGCCCTGAAAGGAAAACGCTTACAGAAGGCGTTGAAAAGAGCGATCCCGGATGATATATTAGAAGGTCTTCTTGGCCCCGCGCAG